Proteins from a genomic interval of Zingiber officinale cultivar Zhangliang chromosome 1B, Zo_v1.1, whole genome shotgun sequence:
- the LOC121971242 gene encoding synaptotagmin-2-like produces MGVLNTVLSFSGFGVGLTAGIVAGYYLFIYFQPSDVDQDPKIRALVEHDTQSLERIFPEIPLWVKSPDYERIDWLNKFLVVMWPYLDKAICKTAKQIADPIIAENTVKYKIDSVEFGNFTLGSLPPTFQGIKVYTTDEKEIIIEPSLKWAGNPNVTIVVKAYGLKLSIQVVDLQIFASPRITLKPLVSSFPCFANIFVSLMEKPHVDFGLKLVGADLMAVPGLYRFVQETIKKQVAIMYLWPRHLEVPILDASTASNKPVGMLHVKIISAQKLRKKDLFGKSDPYVKLKLSDDKLPSKKTTVKKSNLNPEWNEEFNFVIRDPENQQLNLAVYDWEQVGKHEKMGMNVIRLNELNPDEPKILTLDLMKNLDNIDAQDDKFRGQIVVEATYKPFKEDKLLEVDSEKDTAVNAPNGTPSGSGLLVVTIHEGQDLEGKHHTNPYVCLTFKGEVKKTKHIKKSRDPRWEEVHQFVCEEPPINDKIQVEVYSKAPSIGIHSKENLGYVIISLADVVNNRRTNEIYHLIDSKNGRIQIEMEWVTS; encoded by the exons ATGGGCGTCTTAAACACGGTGTTGAGTTTCTCCGGGTTTGGAGTGGGGCTGACGGCGGGGATCGTCGCCGGATACTACCTCTTCATCTACTTTCAGCCTTCTGATGTCGACCAG GATCCTAAGATCCGTGCACTTGTTGAACATGATACCCAATCATTGGAACGAATATTTCCTGAAATTCCCCTATGGGTAAAGAGTCCAGATTATGAACGA ATTGATTGGTTGAATAAGTTTCTGGTGGTAATGTGGCCCTATCTTGATAAG GCTATTTGCAAGACTGCAAAACAAATTGCAGATCCAATTATTGCAGAGAATACTGTGAAATATAAAATTGATTCCGTTGAATTTGGAAATTTCACTCTCGGTTCACTACCACCAACTTTTCAAG GAATCAAAGTCTACACTACAGATGAGAAGGAGATAATTATTGAACCATCACTCAAATGGGCTGGGAATCCCAATGTAACCATTGTTGTCAAAGCCTATGGATTAAAATTATCTATACAG GTGGTAGATCTTCAAATTTTTGCTTCTCCGCGAATTACTTTAAAACCATTGGTCTCTAGCTTCCCTTGTTTTGCAAATATCTTTGTGTCCCTCATGGAGAAG CCACATGTTGACTTTGGTCTAAAACTTGTGGGGGCTGATCTTATGGCAGTTCCTGGTCTTTACAGATTTGTTCAG GAGACCATTAAAAAACAAGTTGCAATTATGTACCTATGGCCTAGACACCTGGAAGTGCCTATACTTGATGCTTCAAC GGCCTCAAATAAGCCTGTTGGAATGTTGCATGTGAAGATTATTAGTGCACAAAAACTAAGAAAGAAAGATTTGTTTGGAAAATCAGACCCGTATGTGAAACTTAAGCTTTCAGATGATAAGCTTCCATCGAAGAAGACAACTGTCAAGAAGAGCAATTTAAACCCTGAGTGGAATGAGGAATTCAACTTTGTTATAAGAGACCCAGAAAATCAACAGTTGAACCTCGCTGTTTATGACTGGGAGCAG GTGGGAAAACATGAAAAAATGGGCATGAATGTTATTCGGTTGAATGAACTTAACCCTGATGAGCCTAAAATTTTAACACTTGACTTGATGAAGAATCTCGATAATATTGATGCTCAGGATGACAAATTTCGTGGGCAAATTGTTGTGGAAGCAACATACAAGCCTTTTAAGGAAGATAAATTGTTAGAGGTTGATAGTGAGAAGGATACCGCAGTAAACGCTCCTAACGGGACTCCTTCAGGTAGCGGGCTGCTTGTTGTTACCATTCATGAAGGTCAAGATCTTGAGGGCAAGCACCATACAAACCCTTACGTGTGTCTCACCTTTAAAGGAGAAGTGAAAAAGACAAAG CATATAAAGAAAAGCAGAGATCCAAGATGGGAAGAAGTACATCAATTTGTATGCGAGGAGCCTCCTATCAATGATAAAATACAAGTGGAGGTGTATAGTAAGGCACCCAGCATTGGTATACACTCCAAG GAAAACTTGGGATATGTCATCATTAGCCTCGCAGATGTGGTGAACAACAGGAGAACCAACGAAATATATCATCTGATCGACTCAAAAAATGGACGAATCCAGATAGAAATGGAGTGGGTTACTTCATAG